From Aspergillus fumigatus Af293 chromosome 5, whole genome shotgun sequence, a single genomic window includes:
- the alg3 gene encoding dolichyl-P-Man:Man(5)GlcNAc(2)-PP-dolichol alpha-1,3-mannosyltransferase, which produces MQLHRINTMDLKHSLRDLCMNPRHTSWAAPLLILGDAVLCALIIWRVPYTEIDWTTYMQQISLYISGERDYTLIKGSTGPLVYPAAHVYIYNILYHLTDEGRDIFLGQILFAILYLATLTVAMTCYRQAGAPPYLLVPLVLSKRLHSVFMLRLFNDGIAAFAMWVSIFLFMNKKLAAGVIVWSTGVAIKMTLLLLAPAIAMVLVLSLSFGPSIRLGFLAVLIQVLFGIPFLRNNPAGYVSRAFELTRQFMFKWTVNWRFVGEELFLSRKFSLALLALHLLLLGLFVATVWLEPSGSNLPSFLQRLIQRRYRTASLSKSFVMTAMLSSLAIGLLCARSLHYQFFAYLACATPFLLWQAGFHPILVYVVWAAQEWAWNAYPSTNASSLVVVLSLAAQVFGVLGNSFSRKHLDQSSQKEHMQ; this is translated from the exons ATGCAACTTCATCGCATCAATACAATGGACTTGAAGCACTCTTTGCGCGATCTTTGTATGAACCCCCGACATACAAGCTGGGCTGCTCCTCTGCTTATTCTGGGCGATGCCGTCCTTTGCGCACTAATCATTTGGAGGGTCCCAT ATACTGAGATCGATTGGACGACCTACATGCAGCAAATCTCACTCTATATCTCCGGCGAGCGCGACTACACCCTGATCAAAGGGTCTACGGGGCCCTTGGTTTATCCCGCTGCCCACGTGTACATCTACAACATCCTATACCACCTTACGGATGAAGGACGAGATATCTTCCTCGGACAGATTCTGTTCGCCATTCTATATCTCGCTACATTGACCGTCGCGATGACCTGCTACAGACAAGCTGGAGCCCCTCCATATCTGCTAGTACCCCTTGTGCTCTCTAAGCGGCTCCATAGCGTTTTCATGCTGCGCCTATTCAACGACGGAATTGCGGCTTTCGCCATGTGGGTTTCTATTTTCTTGTTCATGAACAAGAAGCTAGCTGCTGGAGTCATTGTATGGTCTACAGGCGTTGCCATCAAGATGACGCTGCTGCTTCTAGCTCCTGCTATCGCAATGGTGCTAGTGCTTAGCTTATCTTTTGGACCAAGTATCCGATTAGGATTCCTTGCGGTGCTCATCCAG GTCCTATTTGGGATACCATTTCTGCGAAACAACCCGGCGGGATATGTTTCGCGAGCCTTTGAGCTGACCAGACAATTCATGTTCAAGTGGACGGTCAATTGGAGATTTGTTGGAGAAGAACTATTTCTATCCCGGAAGTTTTCCCTGGCCCTATTGGCATTGCACCTTCTGCTGCTGGGTCTTTTTGTTGCCACAGTATGGCTGGAGCCGTCGGGATCAAACCTGCCAAGCTTCCTGCAACGGTTAATCCAACGACGTTACCGCACAGCCTCCCTTTCCAAGTCTTTCGTAATGACGGCAATGCTGTCCTCACTTGCGATTGGTCTGCTGTGCGCGAGATCGCTGCATTACCAATTCTTTGCTTATCTTGCTTGCGCCACACCCTTCCTTCTTTGGCAGGCGGGTTTCCATCCGATCCTCGTGTACGTCGTGTGGGCGGCGCAAGAGTGGGCTTGGAACGCATATCCTAGTACCAACGCGAGTTCTCTGGTTGTAGTCCTCTCACTCGCTGCTCAAGTATTCGGTGTGCTCGGCAACTCGTTCAGTCGCAAGCATCTGGATCAGAGTAGCCAGAAAGAACATATGCAATGA
- a CDS encoding ubiquitin carboxyl-terminal hydrolase — MDHLSLRRDSSQMAENNPDVMNELATKLGLSSELQFYDVYSLDEPEQLAHIPRPAMALLAIIPRTPAWERDREAEDANKEPYTGSGPDEPVIWFKQTIGHACGSIGLLHSLVNGPAADYIKPDSDLAAIRSLAIPLDMTKRAELLYNSEPFELAHKSVEQTGDSYADPTRERNGGHFVSFVKSGGKLWELEGSRKGPLERGILADDEDVLSPRALDMGLKRILKLNADGGEKNLLFSCIALARRP; from the coding sequence ATGGACCACTTGTCTTTGAGAAGAGACTCATCGCAAATGGCAGAGAACAACCCCGACGTAATGAACGAATTGGCAACAAAGTTGGGTCTATCATCAGAGCTCCAATTTTACGATGTCTATTCCCTGGATGAACCCGAACAACTCGCACATATCCCTCGACCTGCCATGGCTCTGCTCGCCATCATTCCACGTACACCGGCTTGGGAACGAGATCGCGAGGCCGAAGATGCCAACAAAGAACCCTACACTGGCTCCGGCCCAGACGAGCCGGTCATCTGGTTCAAGCAGACCATCGGCCACGCCTGCGGCTCGATTGGTCTGCTCCATAGCTTGGTCAACGGCCCGGCCGCCGACTATATCAAGCCTGATTCCGATCTCGCGGCGATACGCAGCCTCGCCATACCGCTGGACATGACCAAGCGCGCCGAATTGCTGTACAACAGTGAGCCATTCGAACTTGCTCACAAGTCGGTCGAGCAGACCGGCGACAGCTATGCAGATCCGACGCGGGAGCGTAATGGTGGGCATTTTGTGAGTTTTGTCAAGAGCGGTGGGAAGCTCTGGGAGCTTGAAGGGTCGAGGAAGGGTCCTCTGGAGAGAGGAATTCTTGctgacgacgaggacgttCTCAGTCCGCGAGCGCTTGACATGGGCTTGAAGAGGATCCTCAAGTTGAACGCGgatggaggagagaagaaccTTCTTTTTAGCTGCATTGCTTTGGCTCGCAGGCCTTAG
- a CDS encoding putative eukaryotic translation initiation factor eIF1a-like protein — MGPPRRKVLATAEETLFPPDELAQGQLIGRVIKATGNNVYLVEYPSKTRALVELPARFRSTIWIKRGSYVVVDTKALEDRDNKLGGEIINIVRDEKAWRKAPFWPKEFVKQPTAVESSDEEGESNVGKMPSSDESDA; from the exons ATGGGTCCTCCGAGAAGAAAGGTGCTTGCTACAGCTGAAGAGACGTTGTTCCCGCCTGATGAGCTTGCTCAAGGACAATTAATTGGTCGAGTCATTAAAGCCACTGGGAACAATGTCTACCTGGTCGAATATCCTTCAAAGACCAGAGCGTTGGTAGAATTGCCTGCCCGGTTTCGATCCACAATCTGGATCAAGCGGGGTTCCTATGTCGTGGTAGACACGAAAGCCTTAGAGGATAGAGACAATAAGCTCGGTGGAGAaatcatcaacatcgtcagGGATGAAAAGGCCTGGCGCAAAGCTCCTTTTTG GCCAAAAGAGTTCGTCAAGCAACCAACTGCCGTGGAATCGTCTGATGAGGAAGGCGAATCGAATGTGGGCAAGATGCCTTCATCAGACGAGTCGGATGCGTGA
- the pkcA gene encoding protein kinase c, protein MDGDDLIASVYRKIEREKALITAASNMRQSTDNPLVQQRVDANIRDGRKNIAYLEEKMRELQLRQMKQEGASPTDKRLPPNPDGSAPVPPPKDYAPGYSGHEREYGDASGAYPHGGAGTMPSGAPFADPRPFAPVPKARPNYTKLDLIKYDTPYLGPKIQLMLSQLEFKLSVEKQYKAGIEKMVRLYQDEGDRKSRQDAEGRRIESNQKIQLLKQALKRYEDLHVDIESAEAPDDESLSTPNLRKPLTGLLTLRIHAVEDVDHAASSRFSRGPETFVVVKVEDAIKARTKATRTDKWQDEPFNIEIDKANEIELTVYDKSGDRPTPIGMLWVRISDIAEEMRRKKIESEFNASGWVSADKMEHGAAHGRQDAGGAPGSSNRPPSGGHSGGPGQGYAGGAPGGASAGPVLIDSWFALEPVGRIHLTLSFAKQLKDRRPFDIGLNRQGAVRQKKEEVHEKQGHKFVTQQFYNIMRCALCGDFLKYAAGMQCADCKYTCHRKCYPKVVTKCISKANYETDPDEEKINHRIPHRFEGFSNISANWCCHCGYLLPFGRKSAKRCTECGLTCHAQCTHLVPDFCGMSMEAANQILETLIRAKNHNKSASVSSGLSGRTLRPGGPPQAPQDNVALAYPQKPVEGAYGAPQRQPSAEAISAATNTYIPPQSPTAAQRQHIPPRTSSSQSPAAAAAAAAAAATGLRTPQQASDPNRPVQPPPSSHAHYDPAAYASYQQAIPPQAMQKMGAPYGMPQQQQQQAVAPMQQQVAVKEEIPPQQPKVRIGLDHFNFLAVLGKGNFGKVMLAETKSTKKLYAIKVLKKEFIIENDEVESTKSEKRVFLIANKERHPFLLNLHACFQTETRVYFVMEYISGGDLMLHIQRGQFGLKRAQFYAAEVLLALKYFHENGVIYRDLKLDNILLTLDGHIKIADYGLCKENMWYGSTTSTFCGTPEFMAPEILLDKKYGRAVDWWAFGVLIYQMLLQQSPFRGEDEDEIYDAILADEPLYPIHMPRDSVSILQKLLTREPELRLGSGPTDAQEVMSHAFFRNINWDDIYHKRVPPPFLPTISSPTDTSNFDQEFTSVTPVLTPVQSVLSQAMQEEFRGFSYTADFA, encoded by the exons ATGGACGGGGACGACCTCATTGCCTCGGTCTACCGTAAGATCGAGCGGGAGAAGGCTCTCATCACTGCCGCGTCGAACATGCGGCAGTCGACCGATAATCCACTCGTGCAGCAGAGAGTCGATGCGAATATCCGCGATGGTCGGAAAAACATCGCCTACCTcgaagagaagatgcgggAGTTGCAGCTCCGACAGATGAAGCAAGAAGGGGCTTCTCCCACAGACAAACGTCTTCCTCCGAATCCTGACGGGTCGGCTCCAGTCCCTCCTCCTAAAGATTACGCACCAGGCTATTCTGGTCACGAGAGGGAGTATGGCGATGCTTCTGGGGCTTATCCACATGGAGGGGCAGGGACCATGCCGTCCGGAGCGCCCTTCGCGGATCCTCGTCCTTTTGCTCCCGTCCCCAAGGCTCGGCCGAATTACACTAAACTTG ATCTGATTAAGTACGACACTCCTTATCTTGGACCGAAGATTCAGCTTATGTTATCTCAACTGGAATTTAAATTGAGCGTTGAGAAACAATACAAGGCCGGTATCGAGAAAATGGTCCGCCTATATCAAGATGAGGGCGATAGGAAGAGCCGACAGGACGCAGAGGGAAGGCGGATCGAGAGCAATCAGAAAATTCAACTACTCAAGCAGGCTCTCAAGCGATATGAGGACCTTCATGTGGATATTGAATCCGCCGAAGCACCTGACG ACGAAAGCTTGAGCACACCAAACTTGCGCAAGCCGTTGACCGGTTTATTAACATTGCGTATTCATGCTGTAGAGGATGTCGATCATGCTGCCAGCTCAAGGTTCTCCAGAGGCCCCGAGACTTTTGTCGTTGTCAAAGTAGAAgacgccatcaaggccagaACGAAAGCTACCAGAACCGACAAATGGCAAGATGAGCCATTTAACATTGAGATTGACAAAGCGAATGAAATTGAACTTACCGTATACGACAAGTCGGGCGATCGACCCACCCCTATTGGCATGCTCTGGGTTCGCATATCTGACATCGCCGAAGAAATGCGCCGCAAGAAGATTGAGTCAGAGTTTAATGCGTCGGGCTGGGTCTCCGCAGACAAGATGGAGCATGGGGCCGCGCATGGCAGGCAAGACGCTGGCGGAGCGCCAGGCTCGTCCAATCGACCACCCTCTGGGGGTCATTCTGGCGGACCAGGTCAGGGATATGCGGGTGGTGCTCCCGGCGGCGCTTCCGCAGGCCCGGTCCTGATCGACAGTTGGTTCGCGTTGGAGCCAGTTGGTCGTATCCACCTGACGCTGAGCTTTG CCAAGCAATTGAAGGATCGCCGCCCTTTCGATATTGGTCTCAACCGTCAAGGTGCCGTCcgacagaagaaggaggaggttcaCGAGAAGCAGGGTCACAAGTTTGTCACACAGCAATTCTACAACATCATGCGTTGTGCGCTTTGTGGCGATTTCTTGAAATATGCTGCCGGCATGCAGTGTGCCGACTGTAAATATACCTGTCACCGAAAGTGTTATCCAAAGGTCGTCACCAAGTGTATCAGCAAGGCCAACTACGAAACGGACCccgacgaggagaagatcaaccACCGTATCCCGCATCGCTTCGAGGGATTCTCCAATATCTCGGCCAATTGGTGTTGTCACTGTGGATACCTGCTTCCTTTTGGACGAAAGAGCGCTAAGCGCTGTACAG AATGTGGTCTTACTTGTCATGCTCAATGTACTCACCTTGTCCCTGACTTTTGTGGCATGTCCATGGaagcagccaatcagatcTTGGAAACTCTCATTCGAGCGAAGAACCATAATAAATCAGCCTCTGTCAGTTCCGGTCTGAGTGGACGTACCCTTCGACCAGGCGGTCCGCCCCAGGCTCCTCAAGATAATGTTGCTCTCGCCTATCCGCAAAAGCCAGTTGAGGGTGCCTACGGTGCCCCTCAGAGACAGCCATCAGCAGAGGCTATCAGCGCCGCAACCAACACTTATATTCCTCCTCAGTCACCCACAGCGGCTCAGCGTCAGCACATACCTCCGCGAACTTCTTCCTCGCAAAGCCCCgcggccgccgccgccgctgctgctgccgcagcCACAGGACTGCGTACGCCCCAGCAAGCTTCAG ATCCTAACCGTCCAGTGCAACCACCGCCGTCCTCGCACGCCCACTATGACCCTGCCGCGTATGCATCCTACCAGCAAGCCATCCCTCCTCAAGCGATGCAAAAGATGGGTGCACCCTATGGCATgcctcaacagcagcagcagcaagccGTTGCGCCAATGCAGCAACAAGTTGCCGTAAAGGAGGAAATTCCTCCCCAGCAACCGAAAGTCAGAATTGGATTGGATCATTTCAACTTCCTAGCCGTTCTCGGTAAGGGTAACTTCGGAAAGGTCATGCTAGCAGAGACAAAGAGCACCAAGAAGCTTTATGCCATCAAggtgctgaagaaggagttcATCATTGAGAATGATGAAGTGGAGAGCACTAAATCCGAAAAGCGTGTCTTCCTGATCGCTAATAAGGAACGCCATCCattccttctcaaccttcaCGCCTGTTTCCAGACGGAAACTCGGGTGTACTTTGTTATGGAATATATCAGCGGTGGTGATCTGATGCTTCACATTCAACGCGGTCAGTTTGGGCTGAAACGAGCACA GTTTTATGCTGCCGAAGTTCTGTTGGCTCTCAAATACTTCCATGAAAACGGTGTTATATACCGTGACTTGAAGCTGGACAACATCCTTCTGACTCTAGACGGACACATCAAGATTGCCGATTACGGTCtctgcaaggagaatatgTGGTATGGAAGCACAACCAGCACATTCTGTGGAACTCCCGAGTTCATGGCTCCTGAG ATTCTGCTGGACAAAAAGTATGGCCGAGCGGTCGATTGGTGGGCATTCGGTGTCCTGATCTATCAGATGCTCTTGCAACAGTCGCCTTTCcgtggtgaagatgaagatgaaatcTATGATGCAATTCTTGCCGATGAGCCTCTCTATCCAATCCACATGCCTCGGGACTCAGTTTCTATTCTACAGAAATTGCTCACCCGTGAACCTGAGCTGAGATTGGGATCCGGGCCCACAGACGCTCAAGAAGTCATGTCCCATGCCTTCTTCCGGAACATCAATTGGGACGATATCTACCACAAGCGTGTTCCTCCGCCTTTCTTGCCGACGATCAGCAGCCCCACTGATACAAGCAACTTCGATCAGGAATTCACGAGTGTGACCCCCGTACTCACACCCGTGCAGTCAG TTCTCTCCCAAGCGATGCAGGAGGAATTCCGCGGTTTCTCGTACACCGCGGACTTCGCCTAG
- a CDS encoding putative MFS efflux transporter, with protein MSTSAFGVVMRFESASPIANPAAVVRKDRQGIARTPSEYELDHMRESRQSPASGPSTGVHMPITSVTPNELESLPGSPAEDGAIDAIDAIDPLPNLTSSATTRWRLLSACMMSVANGLNDSGPGALIPYIEKDYNIGYAVVSLIFVTNALGFILAAPVTQFFEAKLGRSKSYALSMSLLVAGYVIILSKPPFPAVVASFFLLGFGMALNLALNNVFCANLANSTTSLGALHGSYGIGGIMGPLIATAMVSDGVQWSIYYSINLALAVFNLVFAIWTFRGYEKELPIQLLTALQQTVSQQEHGHNVASKKQLLKQAVKNRTTLLGALFIFAYQGAEVSISGWVVSFLISYRKGDPSHVGYVSAGFWAGITLGRFVLSHPAHMAGEKLAVILLVVGSASFQLMTWLIPNVIGDAVSVAIVGLLLGPVYPCATAVFSKLLPRNIQISSLSFISAMGSSGGAVAPFFTGLLAQSVGTYVLHPICIGLYGVMLVGWALMPKVSKRSE; from the coding sequence ATGTCTACCTCAGCTTTTGGGGTTGTGATGCGGTTTGAGAGCGCCTCACCGATCGCTAACCCTGCGGCCGTGGTGCGAAAAGATCGGCAAGGTATCGCTCGCACTCCCTCCGAATATGAGCTAGATCATATGCGCGAAAGTCGCCAGTCTCCTGCGTCTGGGCCAAGCACCGGAGTTCATATGCCTATCACATCCGTCACTCCCAACGAGTTGGAGAGCCTACCGGGCTCACCTGCTGAAGACGGTGCCATTGATGCTATTGATGCTATCGATCCACTGCCGAATCTCACCTCATCTGCGACAACAAGATGGCGACTATTGAGTGCTTGTATGATGAGTGTGGCCAATGGCTTGAATGACAGCGGCCCGGGTGCTTTGATTCCGTACATTGAGAAAGACTACAACATCGGTTACGCAGTCGTGTCTCTGATTTTTGTGACTAATGCGCTGGGGTTCATTCTTGCTGCGCCAGTCACACAATTCTTTGAGGCAAAGCTCGGGCGCTCAAAATCTTACGCCTTATCAATGAGTTTGTTGGTTGCGGGATATGTGATCATTCTCTCCAAACCGCCATTTCCAGCCGTTGTGGCCAGTTTCTTTCTGCTGGGATTCGGAATGGCGCTGAATTTGGCCTTGAACAACGTGTTCTGTGCGAACCTAGCGAACAGTACAACCTCTCTCGGTGCCTTGCACGGTAGCTACGGCATTGGGGGGATTATGGGGCCGCTAATAGCGACGGCCATGGTATCCGACGGTGTCCAGTGGTCCATCTATTATTCTATTAACCTCGCACTAGCAGTGTTCAACCTAGTGTTTGCAATATGGACATTCCGCGGGTATGAAAAAGAGCTGCCGATTCAACTTCTCACCGCGCTTCAGCAGACGGTTTCACAACAGGAGCATGGCCACAATGTGGCAAGCAAAAAGCAACTATTGAAGCAGGCAGTCAAGAACAGAACGACGTTACTCGGGGCTCTTTTCATCTTTGCCTATCAGGGTGCAGAGGTTTCTATCTCAGGATGGGTTGTCTCGTTCCTGATCAGCTATCGCAAAGGAGATCCCTCCCATGTTGGCTATGTCAGCGCGGGATTTTGGGCGGGTATCACCCTTGGACGCTTTGTGCTCTCACATCCGGCGCATATGGCTGGGGAAAAGCTTGCAGTTATATTGCTGGTTGTGGGATCTGCTTCTTTCCAGCTTATGACGTGGCTTATACCAAATGTCATCGGGGATGCGGTTTCCGTGGCTATTGTGGGATTGCTGCTAGGTCCCGTCTACCCCTGTGCCACGGCAGTCTTCAGCAAGTTGCTTCCCAGAAATATTCAGATTTCTAGCTTGAGCTTTATCAGTGCTATGGGAAGTAGCGGTGGCGCTGTTGCGCCGTTCTTCACGGGCTTGCTGGCGCAGAGTGTGGGAACCTATGTTCTTCACCCAATCTGCATTGGGCTATATGGTGTGATGCTTGTGGGCTGGGCCTTGATGCCTAAGGTCTCGAAGAGATCTGAATGA
- a CDS encoding tubulin-specific chaperone D → MDENDDREIKLQRASGDLVKEFSAKLPSLLWKPRNEERQSIRVPRRWTHAAKAERLINLVRAFNLYRLSIYFAHSVTLQLEPFQEWPQLLDPHLQQLLPPLVDAFLAYLVKYRDQYGSRAPSSEQQVLYPLPRAICRLLYTFCKVRGVKVISRFLNNEPKYLDHMLRAFIEWDALAMGESYGETSRQFVWEERYVMLTWLSHLLLAPFDLASLSSDDIPVPFDNLCQIKPLPAHAPMVAKSLLSVALKYVNVPGKEREAATLLLARLILRRDMQALGLLTNLTEWAFAVLDPGKSEELPSVYTCIGVLSFLGRLGASGQVDEFAPLIITTFERILHIAQERTGVSEIISSSALARKIIIKILRSVTVMALSLSERTKSPISEDKVSSILEDSIDHLLVSLADKDTPVRFAASKALSIITLKLDPAMASEVIEAVTGSLEENILYEKSDGTIVAPFEARKIGLHLLKRNLNAVDAQRWQGLILTLGHLLFRRAPPTHQLPHVLQPLVSGLDFEQRLSTGSSVGTGVRDASCFGIWAISRKYTTQELLTLDTQTISTASRQDEKSVLQMLATELVCAACMDPSGNIRRGASAALQELIGRHPNTITEGIPLVQVVDYHAVARRSRAMIDVAKATAALSHHYWSPLVESLLGWRGIGSPDAESRRQAAKAIGELSIHQSCRTISVVLHRLRHKLSSLPRGDVEARHGCLLSISATVDAFNAHKATAAASKEKSEAILVARQVTDLWDIFSSAVGPTKDDLTLQISRPELTAEATSCLIRSLSQSVTQGIEPTCSQPSSTALDRAHGTLLLCLSRSEDIAIETSSEAVSEFFPLLPSSQQEETIQDWFAHIRATWKLPTGRGQISALGAVFRQLEPDNIFRQFVIETLLRCTDKEELIEKRVAAVKGLTTGVLPYICEFNIYQMKQSADFRAAITEDIANHIISFLNDYTTDRRGDVGSLLRLEAIQAAKIILRYQSRPESRSIYARSIVGCLCRLAAEKLDKVRLQAWMCLQDFWASAEDFPPLLEKYDHFSHVSSTEYFVQLLQLQAIDWLRLPLFQGLATSAVAGAEGLVRSTRLALVQSLGSYNGTEQQTEVLAILKDLGVILSDNLHDDRYAIPSMELAAFLVDGYVSSVTEASESSLCASVSVGTPKGRGPEEDGLNALASIPQDPFNCSRLPIHGNRFRPCEGRGLDQAPEATQGSSR, encoded by the exons ATGGATGAAAATGATGATAGAGAGATCAAATTACAGAGAGCTTCCGGTGACTTGGTCAAGGAATTCTCCGCCAAGCTGCCATCTCTACTCTGGAAACCGCGGAATGAGGAGAGACAAAGTATTCGAGTCCCACGAAGATGGACACATGCTGCCAAGGCAGAGAGACTTATAAACCTTGTAAGAGCATTTAATCTCTACAGATTGTCGATATACTTCGCTCACAGCGTTACTCTACAGCTTGAGCCTTTCCAAGAATGGCCGCAGCTGCTAGACCCACATTTACAGCAGCTTCTACCTCCTCTGGTGGATGCTTTCCTTGCCTACCTGGTCAAGTATCGTGACCAATATGGCTCCAGAGCCCCCAGTTCTGAGCAGCAGGTACTGTATCCCCTGCCACGGGCCATCTGTCGGCTTCTCTACACCTTTTGCAAGGTCCGCGGGGTCAAAGTTATCAGTCGCTTTTTGAACAATGAGCCTAAGTACCTTGATCATATGTTGCGGGCGTTTATCGAGTGGGATGCACTCGCGATGGGTGAATCTTATGGGGAAACTTCGCGGCAGTTCGTTTGGGAGGAGCGCTACGTGATGCTGACCTGGCTTTCACATTTATTGCTCGCCCCCTTTGACCTTgcctccttgtcctcggaTGATATCCCGGTACCGTTCGACAATCTGTGTCAAATCAAGCCTTTACCGGCGCATGCGCCAATGGTAGCAAAGTCTCTACTTTCGGTGGCACTGAAATATGTCAATGTCCCTGGCAAAGAACGGGAGGCTGCCACGCTTTTGCTTGCGCGGCTGATTTTGCGGCGGGATATGCAAGCCCTTGGGCTCCTGACTAATCTTACAGAATGGGCGTTTGCAGTCCTGGATCCTGGAAAAAGCGAAGAGCTTCCTTCTGTCTATACGTGTATCGGCGTTTTGTCTTTCCTGGGACGATTGGGCGCTTCAGGGCAGGTGGATGAGTTCGCACCCTTGATCATTACCACCTTTGAACGCATTCTGCATATTGCACAGGAGCGAACGGGTGTATCTGAGATCATCAGTTCGTCTGCTCTTGCTCGCAAGATTATCATCAAGATTCTGCGATCTGTGACAGTCATGGCACTGTCACTTAGTGAAAGAACAAAGAGCCCAATCTCAGAGGACAAAGTTTCTTCGATTCTGGAAGATTCAATCGACCATTTGTTGGTGTCTCTCGCCGACAAGGATACACCTGTCCGCTTCGCCGCAAGCAAAGCACTCAGTATCATCACTCTAAAGTTGGACCCGGCCATGGCGTCCGAAGTCATTGAGGCTGTCACTGGCTCCTTAGAAGAGAATATACTTTACGAGAAGTCGGATGGCACAATTGTCGCACCGTTCGAAGCGCGAAAGATCGGATTGCATTTACTTAAGCGAAACCTGAATGCGGTAGATGCGCAAAGGTGGCAAGGCTTGATACTCACGCTGGGGCATTTACTCTTTCGACGCGCTCCTCCAACCCATCAACTTCCACATGTACTGCAGCCGCTAGTCTCCGGTCTCGATTTTGAACAAAGATTGTCTACGGGAAGCTCGGTAGGCACCGGCGTTCGAGATGCTTCGTGTTTCGGAATATGGGCAATTTCTCGCAAATACACAACCCAGGAACTGTTGACCTTGGACACGCAAACTATAAGCACCGCGTCGCGTCAAGATGAAAAGAGCGTCTTGCAGATGCTGGCAACAGAATTAGTTTGTGCCGCTTGTATGGATCCTTCAGGAAATATCCGAAGAGGCGCCTCTGCTGCTCTGCAGGAGCTGATTGGCCGCCATCCCAACACCATTACTGAGGGAATTCCATTGGTTCAGGTGGTGGATTATCATGCAGTTGCGAGACGATCACGAGCGATGATTGACGTTGCGAAAGCCACCGCTGCACTAAGTCACCATTACTGGAGTCCCCTTGTGGAATCTCTCTTGGGCTGGCGAGGAATCGGGTCTCCTGATGCTGAGTCCAGAAGACAGGCTGCAAAAGCAATCGGAGAACTCAGTATCCACCAATCGTGCAGGACGATTAGCGTAGTGCTTCACCGATTACGGCATAAGCTATCGAGTCTTCCTCGTGGAGACGTTGAAGCGAGACATGGCTGTTTGCTGTCTATTTCCGCTACAGTAGATGCCTTTAATGCGCACAAAGCCACAGCGGCGGCCAGCAAGGAGAAATCCGAAGCCATTCTCGTTGCCCGGCAAGTTACTGACCTCTGGGACATTTTTAGCTCTGCAGTCGGCCCTACCAAGGATGACCTAACACTCCAGATTTCTCGACCGGAGTTGACAGCTGAAGCCACATCGTGCTTGATTCGTTCGCTTTCCCAATCAGTTACCCAAGGAATTGAACCTACTTGTTCTCAGCCATCATCTACTGCACTGGACAGAGCACACGGGACCCTCTTGCTATGTTTATCCCGCAGTGAAGATATTGCTATAGAAACATCATCTGAAGCTGTATCCGAGTTCTTCCCTCTTCTACCATCATCTCAACAGGAGGAAACGATACAAGATTGGTTCGCACACATTCGTGCTACCTGGAAGCTGCCAACGGGCAGAGGGCAGATCTCGGCTCTAGGGGCGGTGTTCAGGCAGCTTGAACCTGACAATATTTTCAGACAGTTTGTGATTGAGACGTTGCTTCGCTGCACTGATAAGGAGGAGCTGATCGAGAAGAGGGTAGCAGCGGTCAAGGGCTTGACTACAGGGGTTCTGCCCTATATCTGTGAGTTTAACATATATCAAATGAAACAATCTGCTGACTTCAGGGCAGCTATCACGGAGGACATTGCGAATCATATCATTAGCTTTCTGAATGACTACACAACCGACAGGCGAGGCGATGTAGGGTCCTTGCTGAGACTGGAGGCAATTCAAGCAGCAAAGATTATCCTTCGATATCAATCTCGTCCGGAATCTCGCTCTATCTATGCTCGGAGTATAGTGGGCTGTCTTTGCCGGCTTGCTGCAGAAAAGTTGGACAAAGTCCGGCTACAGGCTTGGATGTGTCTACAGGATTTCTGGGCGTCCGCGGAAGACTTTCCACCGTTATTGGA AAAATATGACCATTTCAGCCACGTGTCTTCCACCGAATACTTCGTCCAATTACTTCAGCTGCAGGCGATCGATTGGCTACGCTTACCATTGTTTCAGGGATTGGCAACATCTGCGGTTGCGGGTGCTGAAGGGCTTGTCCGTTCTACTCGCCTAGCACTGGTGCAGAGCCTCGGCAGCTACAATGGGACGGAGCAGCAGACCGAAGTGCTTGCCATTTTGAAGGACCTTGGAGTCATATTGAGCGATAATCTACACGATGACCGCTACGCCATACCGTCAATGGAACTTGCAGCCTTTCTCGTGGATGGTTATGTCTCCTCCGTGACTGAAGCGTCTGAATCAAG CCTATGCGCCTCTGTGTCGGTTGGGACACCTAAGGGCAGAGgtcctgaagaagatggtctCAATGCTCTTGCATCCATTCCCCAGG ATCCGTTCAATTGTAGCAGACTACCTATTCATGGAAACAGGTTCAGACCTTGTGAGGGACGAGGATTGGACCAAGCCCCCGAAGCAACTCAAGGGTCAAGTCGATAA